Within the Pseudobythopirellula maris genome, the region TACCGTGGTCGGCGTCGGAGACGCCTCCCGCAGCTACACACTAGGTGGGAAGCTGACCGCTTAGCTCAGAGCGACAGCTCGACCGCCGCGCTGGTCGTGGCCGCCGCTTCAACATCAACGCCTACCGAGCCGACCCGCTGCGACTGGTGCTTGACGCTCCACAGCAGGTACTTGCCCGGTTTGACGGCGTCGAAGCTGAAGCGGCCCTCGGCGTCGGTCTGGGCCTCGGCGACAGGTTTCTGCTCCGGGTCGCGGAGTTCAACCGCCAGGCCTGGCTGCGGGCGGGCGCCCTCGGTCACCATGCCGGCGATCTTACCCATCGACGCCGCTTCGGCGCTGAGCAGTTCAACGCTCTGCACGATGTTCCGCACGAGCCCTACACCGTTGGTCACCTCGGCGGTGAGCGACGCGCCGGGCGTCCCCTCGGGCATCGGCACGGCGGCGACCCACTGGCTCGGGTTGTGCGGATCGGCAACGGCCGGCACGATCGCGGCGCCCTTCGGCGGCGCCCCGCCCACCGGCACGCCAACATAGAGTCGCACCTGCCCGACGCCGGATAAGTCGTCCTGTGCGTCGACCGTCACGGCGAGCGGAGCGCCGCCGACCGCCGGTTTTGTTGGCAGCGACAGTGTCGCCAGCCCCGCGGGATCGGCGTCGATGACTACTTTGCGTGTGGAGCGGGCGATCTCGGCGCCCCGTTCGTCAAAGACCGCAGCGACCAACGTGTATCTTCCCGCCAACCCAGTCGTTTCAAACGCGTCGGCTTGCGGACCTATGACGGTGCGTAACGGCAAGGCGCCCTCGACGAGTTGGGCGCCCATCTCAAGGCGCCTCGCGCGGGCCGTTGCGAAGCTTCTCTCACGCACGATGCCGCCCGCAGAGCCAGCCCGGAGCAACGCGACTTGCAGCGAGCAATCCGCACCGACCGGCGACGCATCGACGGAGTAGTTCAGCACATCGCCAGCGGCGAGCATCTCGGGGACCGCAATGTCGACGATCGGCCTGAAGCGTGGGGTCAGCTCGGCCGAGCCGCCGAACGCGGGGGTGTCCCCTTCCCAAACCATCGACCGGCTTACGCCGTTGATGGAGAGCGCGCCGCGCAGCGTCGGATCACCCCCAACCGGCGGAGAGAGCGAAGCTTGCAGCGTGGCCTGGCCCCGCTTTGCGGTCAGGATTGTCGCCAGTTCGCCGCCGGCGACCAACGGGACCTCGCCAGCCGGAACGGCGACGAACGCCGCCTCGACCCGCAAAGGATCGGGCGCGCCCGGCAAACGCTCGAGCCGCAACCGAGCCACCGGCACGCCCGACTCGTCGGGCGTGACACGGGCGCCGAGCACGCGGATGTAACCGGTCGGCTCGGCGATCGTGGGACGCGCCGATTGTTTGTAAACCGTGTGATTGGTGGCGGTGTCGACGATAGCGACCCGGATGCTGCTGAGCGCTACCGGATCGTTGGCCGCCACAGCGGCTGGACCCGTGGCCGGAGCCGCGGCCGCCGGCGCGGCCAATTTCAGTGGCGCCTCGCCCTTGGCCTTTAGCGACAGCGACGCCGTGTAGAGAGCTCCCGCTTGCACCCTGGCCTCCAGCCCGAGCGGCCCGTCGGTGCGGTTCTTGACGAACAAGCGGAGCGGTTCGCTAGCGGCGGTCGGCGGTAGCACGAGCCCTTTGCTCAGCGCACGCCGCACGCCGGCGTACTCGACGGACACTTCGACCGGGCTCACGGCGGCGATGGCCGGGATCGGCAAGGGGAGGTGACGCACATGGTCGCCCTCAGCCAGCCGCAGCAACACGCCGTAAGTCGCCGCCAATTGCGCGTAAGTCGCGTCGTCGCGGACGCGGAACTTAAGCTCAACCTCCGCGCCGCTCTCATGGGGCGTCAACTTCTTTTCGACCCGCAGCAAGTTGGTTGGCTGCAACACGTCCACCGCGAGATCAGCGCCCTTCTCGCACTGCACCTGGAAAGTGAGTGACTCGGTCGTCTGATGCTCCGACAGGCTCGTTAGCTCCAGAGGTTTTGAACCCGTCGGTTTGTCATCGACAACCCGGGGCAACGTCGCTACGACCGAGTCGTCGAGCGATTGAGCCGCCTCGGCCAACCTGATCGATCCGATCAAGTCGCGCGATTCGGCCAGCAGGCGTCCCGCGTTGAGCTTGCGGGCCGCAGCGCGTTCATCGAGCTCGGCGAGCAAGGTGGGCGAAGCGAGGCGGGCGTCAAGCAGGTTGCTGAAGCACTCGGCGGGCAACACTCGGCAGGCGCGCTCGGCGAGCGTGGGGTCCGGTTTGGCAGAGATTCGGGCGAACGCGTCCTGAACCTGCGCCCGGAGCGCGGCTAGCAAGGCCTGCAGAGATTCGGGGGTGGGATTTGCAGCGGCTTGCTCGATCGGGGCATCGAGGTCGGTTGTCTGGAACCCGGCGAGCCGCAGTACCGCCGCGGTGAAACGCGCTTCGGCCACGCTATCGTTCGGTCCGCTTACGGTAGTGGCGTCTCCCCCCGTGGGCGCCGCGAATTTGAAGCTGTCGCGTGCCGCAGTGACTAAGATCGTCTTGCTGTTCTGCTCGGCAAAGTCTTGCAGCGGCTCGGCCTGGGCCGCCGCGGCGGCGCACGCCGCCAGGCAGAGCCTCTCCCGCTGCGCCGCGCCTAGCAGCGGCGTCGCGAGCAGCGCCTCAGCCGAGGGCAGCTGATCGGTTAGACCCTGGCGAAGGCTCTCGGCGAGCGCGTCGGTCGAACGGTTGCTGGCGCCCTTGAGCAGCGATCGCAGCAGCGACTCGAGGTGCAGGCCGAGGCCCCGGATCGCTTCGACGTTTCCGTCGAGCTCAGCGAGTGTCGCATCCCGGGGGAGTGCGTCGATCGCGTCGGCGAGTCCTTCCGTCAACGCGGCCGCCTCGGCCCAGTCGTTTCGCAACGAAGCGTGCAGACGCACCTGAGGCGCGATTAAGGGCAGCACGCGCATCGCGCGGTCACGCAGCGACAACGCCGCACGCAGCCGGCTCTGACAGTTCTCGACGCCGTGGTAGATGTGCGTGGCGGTCTCGCAGAGCTGTTGCGATTGATCGCGCGAAGCGAACCCCGGCGAGAGGAGCATCGCCAAGGCGGTCCGCCTTTGGCGATCGGCTCGGGCGAGGCTGCCGGCGACCCAGGCCATCGTTTTCGCGTCGGCCCAAACCTTCTCACGGAGCAGCGTGGCGTGAACAACTTCACGCAGCAGTGTGGCGGGCAGATCGTGGTCGGTGCTCAGCAGTTCCGCGAGGCGAGCGATCGTATCGGTCTCGACGAATCGCGGCTCGGGGGCGCCGCGGCTGAGCTCCGCGTGCGTCATGGCCAGTTGGGCCGTGAAGTCGCCATCCGATTGCATCAGCGCCGCCACCGCTGCCGAGGCGTTGGCCTCGGGCGCCGCCTTGTCGGCCGCCGTGCGGAGGGCGACCAGCGCCTCAGAAACCGCCGGTGCGGGAGGCGCGGGGGCTTCGAGCGCCGCCCGCCAAGCGGCGGTCAGCTCCGCCGGCGCCGGCCCCACGGCTAGCTCCCAGCGAGCTAGCGAGACCGTGGCGTCGGGCTCGAGCAACCGCTGGGCGTCTTCCTGCTCTTGGATCAGCGAGCGGGCGTTGCTGGCCATCAACTTGTTCATCGCCGACGAATCGGCGCCGCTGCGCCAGCGACGCTCCGCGTCGAGCACGTCCGCCTCGTACCGCTTGAGCAAACGCGGCATCGTGTGATTGGCGCCAGCAGCTAGCCAGGCGTCGCGGCGATCCCATGCCTCACGCAGCCAGACGGGGTATTCCTCGGCGGCGGGAACGGGCGCGGCGCCGTGCGGAGCCCGCCGGCAGGCGGTGACTACAAAGTCGACGTCGTCGAGCGCCACCGCGCGCGGCGTTTGCGCCGCGGGGCCGTAACGCCGGGTCCAAGTCTTCACGCGGTCGCAAACGTAGGCGGCCAACTCGCGGGCCGAGACCCGACTGTCGGTCAGGGCCGACGGGTTGTAGCCGTCGGCGGCGCCGGCGAGTCCCGCTTCAAAAAAGTAGCCAAACGTCGAGCGACCGGCGCCGGCAAGATTCGAAACCGACTCGCCCGGTGAGCAACCGACGAGCGTGACCAAGTCCGGCCGCGACTCGCGTTGCAGCATGGCGTGGATCTCCTCGCCCACGCCGCAAGGCAGCAAGGCGTGCTGGCCGTTCACCACGCCGAACGAGAGATCGAGCACCAGCAAGGTGGGGGGCCCGCTGTCGCGGAGTTGTTGCAGCAGCTCGGCGAGCGGCAGCCCTCCCTCGGCCTTGAGTGGCATGAATTCCTTGGTCATCAGCACCACGGCGCCCTTGGCGTCGCGCGTGGCGTAACCGGAGACATAGACCACCCGAGCCGCCGAGTTCTCGACCGCCTCGGTCGCGAGCGCGCTGCGGAGCAGCTCGGCCGACAGGCTGCGATCGAGGTGGAACGTGTCGTGGGCGAAGTAGTCGCCGCTGGCGAGCGCGTCGCGGTCGCCAGCGGCGGCCAAGTTATCGTCCACCAGCGGCGTTCGCAAATGGCTAGTCCAGCCCGCCACGAGCGACACGTCGGGCGCCGGTCCGAGCAGCAAGCCGACCGCCACCAGGCCGCCCAGAAGGCAGGCGGCCACGGCGGCCCAGGTCAGGGCGCGGGTCCGTTTTGATCGGCGGTGCAGCGGGGCTTCGGGGCCCATCGTAGCTCCCTATGGCGGGCGGTTGGTTGCTGGCGGGTTGGTCGAATTTGGGTCTAAGAGGCGACGATCGATTGGCTCAGGAACCGACCGCGCCAAGCCAATCGACGGCCGGGGTGGGTCGGTTGTCGACAGGCGAGGCGGGCGCCACCTCGGGGAACTTGGCCGACTGACCACGCTCTTCCGCCTCGCGTTTCATGCGTTCGATCGAAACCAGTTCGAGCCCCGCGATCGCCTCGTCGAGACGCTCGGGGTCGACCGGCCAAAACAAGCCGACCGAGCGGCCCGCTTCGGTAAAGCACTTGTGGCGTTGCCCCGCGGTCTCCAAGCCGTGCAGCCGAACCTTGTAGGGCGCCTTGGCGCCAAGCTCGACAACCAGGCAGTTTTGTTGCGTGGGGGGGCCATCGGCGTTCGGCAGCCGGCGCCGCTCGACCGCGATGCGGAGCGCCTCGACCGGTTCGCCGTCGACCACCCACGACTTGCCGACCAGGTCGACGAGCCGCTCGTAATCGGCCCCGCGTCTCACCACCCGCGAGGGAGCGGGAGGCTTGGGCCACGACCACCACACAGCGAGCTGATCGGGTCCTGATTCCTCAGACTGATGACGGCGACGAGCAACCTCCCAACAAGGCGCCGGGTAGCCATAGTACGGTCGCCAACCCACCTGCGGAGCGCTGCCCGTCAGACCGGGCGATTCGATCCATAGGTCGGCCGGACGCGTTTGTCCGAGCAGCGCGTCGGGCGACGCCGGGCCCAGCGGCGTGTGCTCCAGGCAGAGCATCGTTGAGGTCGAACCGTCCGGCAAGCGGCGATGGTTGAGCAGCGTGGCGCGCCAATCGCCAGCCCGACGGGCCGGCTTTTCGGGAAAACGCTCGGCGGCGAATGGCGCCGGGGCGAGAGTCGTGGCGCCGAGCGAGTCTTGCATTGCGAGCAGCAACAGGTCGCCCCCCGCCAGACGGGCCCGCTGAGCAGGCGCCGAACCCGCGCCGATCGGCAGTCGGTAGACGCCCGGCGCGAGCGGCTTGGTTTGCCACAAGTGATTCGTATCGGTCCCGGCGAGCAACGCTTCGGCCGCGTTGGCCGAACTGGCGGGGTCCTCCGGCTCGATAGCCACGCTGCGCGGCGCGGCGAGCGCCCGGCGGAGCGTGGCCTCAAGCTCGTGCCGCTTGTCGGCCTCCCACCAACGCCCGGCGGGGTTCATCGTATTCAGGAAGGCGAACTGCTCGCGGGCGTCGGACAGCTCGCCCTCAGAAACCTGGAAACCGACCACCTGAACCGCGACGCCGGAGCCGGCGAGTTCCTTGGCGAGCACCTGCGCGATCGGCCGGCCGGCGGGGTTGGCGAGAGCGTCGCTGGCGAAGCGGTTGTCGAAGCCATCGGTGATCGCGATCACGGCCCGATACCCCGACAGATCACGCAAGTCGTTGCTGGCGGCGAGGATGGCGCGGGTGAGCGGCGATTCGTTCCACGGCTCGACGCGAGGGTAAGCGAGCCGATCGGCGAGGCCTTGCGCGAGACGCGTGTCTTGAGGGTCCCAGCTCGTGGGAGGCAGCACGCACTCGATCGTCGATTCGGCCTGTTCGACCGTCTTCTGCTGGCCAACCGCTTGCCCGAAGACCCAAACGCTTACCCGCACACCGGCCGGTGTGTCGGCCAGCAGCGAGGTGAGCGCCTCGACCGCCTGCGTGTACTTCGAGTCGCCGGGAGCGCCGACCGGGCCCATGCTGCCCGAGGCGTCGAGGACGAACGCCACCCCGCCGGTCCGCTGGCCGCCTTCGAGGGTCTCGGGCGCGCGAATCGCCAGGCCCGCGTGCAGCGGCGCCGGCGGCGTGTCGGCCTCGAACTCGGGCCGATGGTGAATGACAATCGGCGAATCGAGCTCGGCGCGGTGGCCGCGCAACCAAACCGACACCCCCATCCGCCGCGCTTCGAAGTCGCCCACCACGGTCTCTTCGTCATCGCTCTCCGCATCCGAATCGACGGAGAGCACGACGGTAAACGGCGCGTCGGCGTCGTCGCCCTCGATCGTGGGCAAGAAACGCTCGCCCGCCGTGGGGACCTCGACCCGCAGCCCTTCGCCCGTCGTCACACTGACCGTGGGAGATCCGATACCGCCCGCGCCAACCACGCGATAGCTCAGCGGCGGCGTGGCGCCCGAGACCACATCGACCCGTGAGGGGCCGACAAGGCTGAGGCTCATCGGCGTCGCGATCAAACGACGCAGCCTCGCCACCTCGGCGCGACCCGGCAGGGCCTGATCGGCGCGTTGCAGGTAGGCCTCGGCGGCGGTGCGATAGTAAGGGTCGGCGCCCGGCAGGGCGCCGTTCCAACGGTCGGCCATCACCCGCTCGGTCCGCCAGAGGTTGAACTCGCATACCCGTTGCCGGCGGAAGCGTCGCAGCGAGGGCGCCTGGGCGCCTTCGAGCGCTCCGGTTTCGAGTCGCCGCTCGACCGCCGCGTGTTCGGCCCAGTGGCCAGCCGGCTCTTGCGGCTCGTCGGCGGCGATCGGCGTGCTGAGCTCTTGCTCGTCGCTCGACAGCAGACCCCTCAGAGCGCGAGCCAGATCGGCGGCTAGCGGCGCCAAGGCGCGTGGGTCGTGGGCGCCCTCATGCGGCGCAAGCGACGCCTGGGCCGACTGGCTGGCGTTGTGGTCGCCGAGTGCTCGGTCGAACAAACGCGCGCCGATCGAGGCCAACGCCAACCGGCCGCGGCGCTCGGTCTCGCCGCAACGGCACGCTTGGATCCTCTCCGCCGCCAGTGCGACCGGGCTCGCGTCGTCGTCCGGGGTCGGGGCCCCGGTGTGGCTCACTACGAGCAGCTTGAGCCGGTCGCCTACCTCTAGGTCGGGCACACGCAACGCGGCGGGGCGGTTGTTCCAAAACGGGGCGCCCGAGCGATTGGCCAACCCGCTCCGCCAGCGGTCCAGCGCCCGGCGTGTCGCTTTCATGCGTTTGCCGAGCGCCGCGGTCGCGGCGGTGAGGGCTTCGACGTCCTCATCCTCGGCCGCACCCGACGAATCGACCGCCAGTAGCACGTCGCCTAGCTCGTTCGCCGCGTCCCAAGCCGCTTCGAGTGTCGCGACGGCGGCGGCGATCTCTTTCTGAGAATTGTCGTCCGAGGCAACCACGGCTGCGGCGGACTCCGAATAAAACGGCAGCAGGTCGAACGCTTTGTCGCGTGCGCCGATC harbors:
- a CDS encoding carboxypeptidase-like regulatory domain-containing protein, with product MGPEAPLHRRSKRTRALTWAAVAACLLGGLVAVGLLLGPAPDVSLVAGWTSHLRTPLVDDNLAAAGDRDALASGDYFAHDTFHLDRSLSAELLRSALATEAVENSAARVVYVSGYATRDAKGAVVLMTKEFMPLKAEGGLPLAELLQQLRDSGPPTLLVLDLSFGVVNGQHALLPCGVGEEIHAMLQRESRPDLVTLVGCSPGESVSNLAGAGRSTFGYFFEAGLAGAADGYNPSALTDSRVSARELAAYVCDRVKTWTRRYGPAAQTPRAVALDDVDFVVTACRRAPHGAAPVPAAEEYPVWLREAWDRRDAWLAAGANHTMPRLLKRYEADVLDAERRWRSGADSSAMNKLMASNARSLIQEQEDAQRLLEPDATVSLARWELAVGPAPAELTAAWRAALEAPAPPAPAVSEALVALRTAADKAAPEANASAAVAALMQSDGDFTAQLAMTHAELSRGAPEPRFVETDTIARLAELLSTDHDLPATLLREVVHATLLREKVWADAKTMAWVAGSLARADRQRRTALAMLLSPGFASRDQSQQLCETATHIYHGVENCQSRLRAALSLRDRAMRVLPLIAPQVRLHASLRNDWAEAAALTEGLADAIDALPRDATLAELDGNVEAIRGLGLHLESLLRSLLKGASNRSTDALAESLRQGLTDQLPSAEALLATPLLGAAQRERLCLAACAAAAAQAEPLQDFAEQNSKTILVTAARDSFKFAAPTGGDATTVSGPNDSVAEARFTAAVLRLAGFQTTDLDAPIEQAAANPTPESLQALLAALRAQVQDAFARISAKPDPTLAERACRVLPAECFSNLLDARLASPTLLAELDERAAARKLNAGRLLAESRDLIGSIRLAEAAQSLDDSVVATLPRVVDDKPTGSKPLELTSLSEHQTTESLTFQVQCEKGADLAVDVLQPTNLLRVEKKLTPHESGAEVELKFRVRDDATYAQLAATYGVLLRLAEGDHVRHLPLPIPAIAAVSPVEVSVEYAGVRRALSKGLVLPPTAASEPLRLFVKNRTDGPLGLEARVQAGALYTASLSLKAKGEAPLKLAAPAAAAPATGPAAVAANDPVALSSIRVAIVDTATNHTVYKQSARPTIAEPTGYIRVLGARVTPDESGVPVARLRLERLPGAPDPLRVEAAFVAVPAGEVPLVAGGELATILTAKRGQATLQASLSPPVGGDPTLRGALSINGVSRSMVWEGDTPAFGGSAELTPRFRPIVDIAVPEMLAAGDVLNYSVDASPVGADCSLQVALLRAGSAGGIVRERSFATARARRLEMGAQLVEGALPLRTVIGPQADAFETTGLAGRYTLVAAVFDERGAEIARSTRKVVIDADPAGLATLSLPTKPAVGGAPLAVTVDAQDDLSGVGQVRLYVGVPVGGAPPKGAAIVPAVADPHNPSQWVAAVPMPEGTPGASLTAEVTNGVGLVRNIVQSVELLSAEAASMGKIAGMVTEGARPQPGLAVELRDPEQKPVAEAQTDAEGRFSFDAVKPGKYLLWSVKHQSQRVGSVGVDVEAAATTSAAVELSL
- a CDS encoding vWA domain-containing protein; the protein is MAALGLTALGALVATLLVASALLRPPQPIELVTVGAHYATNLSTPHNAAGWRGLLGASRLGEDAPLLRLVSEPLIHAAPAPLVADSRFEWRQAVSKLTGPTAVLIVSMHGGADDQGPYLLPTDCTPLDGAKNRLLVSDLLDELAELPAEQEKLVVLDAAAWTGDWRYGSLENRFAEGLRGLDARIAAIPNLVVLSSSDVGERSWSDPATCGNVFLEAFTRGLGGAADDTNDDGRLSAAELADYARRAVAVRVSTTRGRTQTPLVLPLGATGASRAAAMELAVADPHFESPPQSCDEPPLEAIGLRWLETQQLAAALMAPETTDPVAWRRYRRGVIRWEELLIAGTPELAAQVDADLDDWARQLLHGVESPSEASDPVQLSRPEEGGPLGPAADALVSTLWATPAEHMHKAWEDAVQAHTPSETRELCWLVYDRLLNRTTEDPQGALRRAAAVVAAMGEPTAPRPCEAHLLTLLSDGLPSDLSDLAWADALRLVIHVRRLSEDILTSRCDADSVETPAMLPWIQRSYREADAIRRAGEDELFGGLSYLPRATASLRDAEQRFVQIDQRAGTVHAAIGARDKAFDLLPFYSESAAAVVASDDNSQKEIAAAVATLEAAWDAANELGDVLLAVDSSGAAEDEDVEALTAATAALGKRMKATRRALDRWRSGLANRSGAPFWNNRPAALRVPDLEVGDRLKLLVVSHTGAPTPDDDASPVALAAERIQACRCGETERRGRLALASIGARLFDRALGDHNASQSAQASLAPHEGAHDPRALAPLAADLARALRGLLSSDEQELSTPIAADEPQEPAGHWAEHAAVERRLETGALEGAQAPSLRRFRRQRVCEFNLWRTERVMADRWNGALPGADPYYRTAAEAYLQRADQALPGRAEVARLRRLIATPMSLSLVGPSRVDVVSGATPPLSYRVVGAGGIGSPTVSVTTGEGLRVEVPTAGERFLPTIEGDDADAPFTVVLSVDSDAESDDEETVVGDFEARRMGVSVWLRGHRAELDSPIVIHHRPEFEADTPPAPLHAGLAIRAPETLEGGQRTGGVAFVLDASGSMGPVGAPGDSKYTQAVEALTSLLADTPAGVRVSVWVFGQAVGQQKTVEQAESTIECVLPPTSWDPQDTRLAQGLADRLAYPRVEPWNESPLTRAILAASNDLRDLSGYRAVIAITDGFDNRFASDALANPAGRPIAQVLAKELAGSGVAVQVVGFQVSEGELSDAREQFAFLNTMNPAGRWWEADKRHELEATLRRALAAPRSVAIEPEDPASSANAAEALLAGTDTNHLWQTKPLAPGVYRLPIGAGSAPAQRARLAGGDLLLLAMQDSLGATTLAPAPFAAERFPEKPARRAGDWRATLLNHRRLPDGSTSTMLCLEHTPLGPASPDALLGQTRPADLWIESPGLTGSAPQVGWRPYYGYPAPCWEVARRRHQSEESGPDQLAVWWSWPKPPAPSRVVRRGADYERLVDLVGKSWVVDGEPVEALRIAVERRRLPNADGPPTQQNCLVVELGAKAPYKVRLHGLETAGQRHKCFTEAGRSVGLFWPVDPERLDEAIAGLELVSIERMKREAEERGQSAKFPEVAPASPVDNRPTPAVDWLGAVGS